The Pseudomonas sp. FP2309 genomic sequence TGCACCCGGTGACCTTCTCCCCCTCCCCCCGCATCAATATCCTCCACGGCGCCAACGGCAGTGGCAAAACCAGCGTGCTGGAAGCCATCCACTTGCTGGGGCTTGCTCGTTCCTTTCGAAGTGCTCGCCTGTTACCGGTTATCCAGTACGAACAACTGGCAGCTACGGTCTTCGGCCAAGTTGAGCTCGCGGAAGGTGGGCATAGCAGCCTGGGGATATCCCGTGATCGCGGCGGCGAGTTTCAAATTCGGATTGATGGGCAGAACGCTCGCAGTGCTGCTCAGTTGGCCGAAATTCTGCCCCTGCAATTGATCAACCCCGACAGCTTCCGCCTGTTGGAAGGCGCGCCGAAAATCCGCAGGCAATTCCTCGATTGGGGAGTGTTCCACGTGGAACCACGTTTTATGGCCACCTGGCAGCGGCTGCAGAAGGCCCTGCGGCAGCGGAACTCGTGGCTGCGGCATGGTACACTTGACGCCGCTTCGCAAGCGGCCTGGGACCGGGAACTGTGCCTGGCCAGCGACGAAATAGATGAATACCGCCGCGCCTATATCAAAGCCTTGAAACCAGTCTTTGAGCAGACCTTGAGTGAGTTATTGGATCTTGAGGGCCTGACGCTGAGCTACTACCGAGGTTGGGACAAAGAGCGAGAACTGAGTGCAGTGCTCGCCACGTCCTTGCAGCGGGATCAGCAAATCGGCCATACCCAGGCCGGACCCCAACGGGCTGATTTGCGTCTTAGATTAGGCGCTCACAATGCTGCGGATATATTGTCCCGCGGTCAGCAGAAGTTGGTGGTGTGCGCATTGCGTATCGCCCAGGGCCATCTGGTTAGCCAAGCCCGACGCGGGCAGTGTATTTATCTGGTGGATGACTTGCCGTCCGAACTCGACGAGCAACACCGCCGTGCGTTATGCCGCTTATTGGAAGACTTACGCTGCCAGGTGTTTATTACCTGTGTAGACCACGAATTATTGAGGGAAGGCTGGCAGACGGAAACGCCAGTTGCTTTGTTCCACGTGGAACAAGGCCGTATCACCCAGACCCACGACCATCGGGAGTGAAGGCATGAGCGAAGAAAACACGTACGACTCGACCAGCATTAAAGTGCTGA encodes the following:
- the recF gene encoding DNA replication/repair protein RecF, with product MSLSRVSVTAVRNLHPVTFSPSPRINILHGANGSGKTSVLEAIHLLGLARSFRSARLLPVIQYEQLAATVFGQVELAEGGHSSLGISRDRGGEFQIRIDGQNARSAAQLAEILPLQLINPDSFRLLEGAPKIRRQFLDWGVFHVEPRFMATWQRLQKALRQRNSWLRHGTLDAASQAAWDRELCLASDEIDEYRRAYIKALKPVFEQTLSELLDLEGLTLSYYRGWDKERELSAVLATSLQRDQQIGHTQAGPQRADLRLRLGAHNAADILSRGQQKLVVCALRIAQGHLVSQARRGQCIYLVDDLPSELDEQHRRALCRLLEDLRCQVFITCVDHELLREGWQTETPVALFHVEQGRITQTHDHRE